Below is a window of Paramagnetospirillum magneticum AMB-1 DNA.
CCGCAGCAAGTTTGGGCTATCCGGTTCTGGTTGGATCGAGAGCAGAGGTTGCGCGACCGCGCGATGTTCGACCTGGCGATCGACAGCAAGCTTCGAGGGTGCGACATCGTCAAGATCAGAATTGGAGATGTCGTCAGAGGCGGGCAAGTTCGCTCAAGGGCGATCGTCGTTCAGCAGAAAACCGGCCGGCCGGTTCAGTTCGAGCTCCTTGAACCCGCTCGCAACAGCATTCTTGCCTGGCTCGATCGTCGAGGAGGCGCGCTTGACGATTTCGTGTTTCCCAGCAGGGTCGATCATACCAAGCACATCAGCACTCGTCAGTATGCGCGTCTCGTCGATGAATGGGTTACTGGGATCGGTCTGCGTCCGGAGGACTACGGAACGCATTCTCTGCGCCGCACCAAGGCGTCCATCATCTACAAGCAGACGGGCAACCTGCGCGCCGTGCAGATCCTGCTTGGCCACGCCAAAATCGAGAGCACGGTCCGCTACCTTGGCGTCGACATAGAGGACGCGTTGCATCTTGCCGAAAGTACCGAAATATAAGACTGGAGAGAATTCCTCGGCTTCAGTGCCGAGGAATTCTGCCATGCTATCCGCATGACCTGAGCCAAGCCCAACTCGGTCGGTATCACGGCAAATTAGGGGGGCGGTATACCGAAATCCTGATGACGTTGACGGCAGGCTGCGAGCCGCGTCAGACCATGATCGTCGGGTCCACCCAGACGTCGAATTGCTCCGCCGTCACGTAGCCCGTCGCCAGGGCGGCTTGGCGCAGGGTCGCCCCCCCGGCATGGGCGGACTTGGCGATCTCGGCGGCGCGGTCATAGCCGATATGGGGCGCCAACGCCGTCACCAGCATCAGCGACTGCTCCAGCAATTGATCGATGCGCTGCCGGTTGGCGGTGATGCCGCGCACGCAATGGCGTTCGAAGCTCGCCATGCCGTCGGCCATGAGGCGGACGCTCTGAAGGAAATTGTGGGCGATCAGCGGTTTGAAGACGTTCAGCTCGAAATTTCCCGAGGCGCCGCCCATTGT
It encodes the following:
- a CDS encoding tyrosine-type recombinase/integrase, whose amino-acid sequence is MGRSEFDPCAKDQRPWNAGQKVGAKRALKPQQVWAIRFWLDREQRLRDRAMFDLAIDSKLRGCDIVKIRIGDVVRGGQVRSRAIVVQQKTGRPVQFELLEPARNSILAWLDRRGGALDDFVFPSRVDHTKHISTRQYARLVDEWVTGIGLRPEDYGTHSLRRTKASIIYKQTGNLRAVQILLGHAKIESTVRYLGVDIEDALHLAESTEI